From Papilio machaon chromosome 2, ilPapMach1.1, whole genome shotgun sequence, the proteins below share one genomic window:
- the LOC106709277 gene encoding peptide chain release factor 1-like, mitochondrial, whose translation MLSRFSSLRSIFKIENVLLYRKYSSQNNINLSDPAVQTFLKSLMVEHDNLHIKSRRTMEEAKRLHEIKPIVNVLDQRIALFDSIESLKELNKRDAQDDEMKKLIKEEAQLYLMRVKEIDNELQSILLEPYLTEGGVMVEVVAGAGGQEAMLFARELFALYESYANYKDWEVNIASLEPSDIGGIRKGSMLINGYGAPELMRMEAGVHRVQRIPVTEKGGRIHTSTVSVAVLPQPTEVELDIPDRDLTIETKRASGAGGQHVNTTDSAVRILHIPTGTVVECQEGRSQIKNKQIALQKLRTLLLQKQLEEQSSKINSERKSQVGSMNRNEKIRTYNYPQDRVTEHRDGGGSLHNLKGFMEGGEPLEQLQTSLLRHQRYQIIMSEINDFINRQKQESSDNN comes from the exons atgttatcACGATTTTCTTCTTTAcgatcaatatttaaaatagaaaatgtattgttatatCGAAAATACAGTtcccaaaataatattaatttgtcgGATCCAGCAGTTCAAACATTTCTTAAAAGTTTAATGGTTGAACATgacaatttacatataaaatctCGACGAACGATGGAAGAGGCAAAACGACTTCACGAAATAAAACCAATAGTGAATGTACTTGATCAAAGGATTGCCTTGTTCGACAGTATCGAGTCTCTAAAAGAACTAAATAAACGAGATGCTCAAGatgatgaaatgaaaaaattaattaaagaagagGCTCAATTGTATTTGATGCGTGTCAAAGAAATAGACAACGAGTTGCAATCAATACTGCTAGAACCTTATTTGACAGAAGGAGGTGTGATGGTGGAAGTTGTAGCTGGTGCAGGTGGACAAGAAGCTATGTTATTCGCCAGAGAACTATTCGCTCTATATGAATCTTATGCCAATTACAAGGATTGGGAGGTTAATATAGCATCTTTAGAGCCATCTGATATTGGTGGTATACGAAAAGGATCAATGCTAATCAATGGTTACGGTGCCCCTGAATTAATGAGGATGGAGGCAGGAGTTCATCGTGTTCAAAGGATTCCAGTAACTGAAAAAGGAGGTCGCATACATACAAGTACTGTATCAGTTGCGGTCCTTCCGCAGCCTACTGAGGTTGAACTGGATATTCCTGATCGTGATTTAACAATAGAAACAAAGAGAGCGAGTGGTGCTGGTGGTCAGCATGTTAACACAACTGACAGTGCTGTCAGAATTCTGCACATACCAACCGGAACAGTTGTTGAATGTCAAGAAGGGAGatctcaaattaaaaacaaacagattGCACTACAGAAATTAAGGACATTGTTACTACAAAAGCAGTTAGAAGAGCAGTccagtaaaattaattctgaACGCAAATCACAG GTTGGTTCAATGAATAGAAATGAGAAAATAAGGACATATAACTACCCACAAGATCGTGTCACGGAGCATAGAGATGGTGGTGGAAGTCTTCATAATCTGAAGGGTTTCATGGAAGGTGGAGAACCATTGGAGCAATTACAGACATCGCTGCTCAGACATCAAAGATACCAAATAATTATGTCTGAAATTAATGACTTTATCAATCGACAAAAACAAGAGTCTtcagataataattaa